A genomic stretch from Myripristis murdjan chromosome 12, fMyrMur1.1, whole genome shotgun sequence includes:
- the LOC115368762 gene encoding gastrula zinc finger protein XlCGF8.2DB-like → GKSTFPCSLCGKQFTKKRKINRHMRIHTREKPFPCSLCGKGFAQKGKLNTHMRIHTGEKPFPCSLCGKGFAQKGKLNTHMRIHTGEKPFPCSLCGKQFTEKGHLKIHMRIHTGEKPFVCSLCGTAFAHKESLKRHMRIHTGEKSFVCSLCGKQFTEKGKLKIHMRIHTGEKSFVCSLCGKQFTEKGKLNTHMRIHTGEKPFPCSLCGKGFTQKGHLNTHMRIHTGEKPFVCSLCGTAFAHKESLNKHMRTHTGEKPFVCSLCGKRFAQKGTLNKHMRTHAGENL, encoded by the coding sequence ggaaagagtacattcccctgctccctctgtggtaaacagtttaccaagaaaagaaaaatcaacagacacatgagaatccacactagAGAGAAACCGTTCCCTTGCTCACtgtgtggtaaagggtttgcacagaaaggaaaactcaacacacacatgagaatccacactggagagaaaccgttccctTGCTCACtgtgtggtaaagggtttgcacagaaaggaaaactcaacacacacatgagaatccacactggagagaaaccgttcccctgctccctctgtggtaaaCAGTTTACCGAGAAAGGACACCTCAagatacacatgagaatccacactggagagaaaccgttcgtctgctcactctgtggtacagcgtttgcaCATAAAGAAAGCCTCAAgcgacacatgagaatccacactggagagaaatcattcgtctgctccctctgtggtaaaCAGTTTACCGAGAAAGGAAAACTCAagatacacatgagaatccacactggagagaaatcgttcgtctgctccctctgtggtaaaCAGTTTACCGAGAAAGGaaaactcaacacacacatgagaatccacactggagagaaaccgttcccctgctcactgtgtggtaaagggtttacacagaaaggacacctcaacacacatatgagaatccacactggagagaaaccgttcgtctgctcactctgtggtacagcgtttgcaCATAAAGAAAGcctcaacaaacacatgagaacccacactggagagaaaccattcgtctgctcactctgtggtaaaaggtttgcacagaaaggaaccctcaacaaacacatgagaacccacGCTGGAGAGAACCTGTAG